A DNA window from Desertibacillus haloalkaliphilus contains the following coding sequences:
- a CDS encoding enoyl-CoA hydratase/isomerase family protein — MSKVVVERNHGLVWVTLNRPYKRNAVDYDVMEELDQVLDEVEDNQDDKVLVITGQGNEAFCSGGDVALFQDLYTKKQAFPMLSKMGKVLYRLFFFPKPTVAAINGTAVGGGCELATACDFRVAASTAKIGFVQGTLGITTGWGGSTLLYERLPATVAMELLMTCKVMTAQHANETGFVQHVVSGDDFRADVESYLRPYTRQSVAVLQAYKKRFTDSYDKAEVKERFYKEIDHCSTLWASDEHHEAVERFLNKSTASK, encoded by the coding sequence TTGTCGAAAGTAGTTGTAGAACGTAATCATGGACTTGTTTGGGTGACATTGAATCGACCCTATAAACGAAATGCAGTCGATTATGATGTGATGGAAGAATTAGATCAGGTATTAGATGAGGTTGAAGACAATCAGGACGATAAGGTGCTCGTGATTACCGGACAAGGCAATGAAGCATTTTGTTCTGGTGGGGATGTAGCTCTTTTCCAAGACCTTTATACAAAAAAGCAGGCATTTCCGATGTTATCAAAGATGGGGAAGGTCTTGTATCGATTATTTTTCTTTCCGAAACCGACCGTTGCTGCGATAAATGGTACAGCTGTTGGTGGGGGCTGTGAGCTTGCGACGGCGTGTGACTTTCGTGTGGCTGCTAGTACAGCGAAAATTGGATTTGTTCAAGGGACGCTGGGGATTACAACTGGGTGGGGCGGTTCAACGTTGCTTTATGAACGCTTACCTGCAACGGTTGCTATGGAGTTGTTAATGACGTGTAAGGTGATGACAGCTCAGCATGCAAATGAAACCGGTTTCGTGCAGCATGTCGTTTCTGGTGATGACTTTAGAGCGGATGTTGAATCGTACCTACGCCCGTATACGAGACAAAGTGTAGCGGTTCTACAAGCCTATAAAAAACGCTTTACAGACTCGTATGATAAAGCGGAAGTGAAAGAGCGTTTTTATAAAGAAATTGATCATTGTTCTACCTTGTGGGCATCGGATGAGCATCATGAGGCGGTCGAACGTTTCTTGAATAAATCAACAGCTAGTAAGTGA
- the rpmF gene encoding 50S ribosomal protein L32: MAVPFRKTSKTRKNKRRTHYKLEVPGMVKCPECGELKLAHRVCKECGSYKGQDVLNK, from the coding sequence ATGGCAGTACCTTTTAGAAAGACTTCAAAAACTCGCAAAAATAAGCGCCGTACTCACTATAAATTAGAAGTACCAGGTATGGTAAAGTGCCCTGAGTGTGGAGAATTAAAACTTGCTCACCGTGTATGTAAAGAATGCGGTTCATACAAAGGCCAAGATGTATTGAACAAGTAA
- a CDS encoding YceD family protein, translated as MKWTIQQLNALKSKGITFDEILDLSEIKERDREIRNISPVHVKGKAEFSSDMVSFPLVIQGTLTLPCSRTLADVELPFDIHVTENFRLNESYFTEEEDSDDDIHIVEGEQIDLLPYIKEHILLQIPMQIFSEDAEGEAPSSGKDWEVLTEADKKNRIDPRLADLAKFFDK; from the coding sequence ATGAAATGGACCATTCAACAATTAAATGCCTTGAAATCAAAAGGTATTACATTTGATGAGATCCTTGACTTATCTGAGATCAAAGAACGAGATCGTGAAATTCGTAACATTAGTCCAGTTCACGTGAAAGGGAAGGCTGAATTTTCAAGTGATATGGTTTCCTTTCCTTTAGTGATTCAAGGGACACTAACACTGCCATGTTCGCGAACATTAGCAGATGTTGAACTGCCATTTGATATTCATGTGACTGAAAACTTCCGCCTTAATGAATCTTATTTCACTGAAGAAGAGGACAGTGATGATGATATTCACATTGTCGAAGGTGAGCAAATTGATTTATTACCTTACATAAAAGAGCATATTCTTTTGCAAATTCCGATGCAGATTTTTAGTGAAGATGCAGAAGGAGAAGCGCCAAGCTCTGGTAAGGATTGGGAAGTTCTAACAGAAGCTGATAAAAAGAATCGGATCGATCCGAGATTGGCAGATTTAGCTAAGTTTTTTGACAAGTAA
- a CDS encoding nucleotidyltransferase — MKSAGVIVEYNPFHNGHYYHLQQTKKVTGADIIIAVMSGYFLQRGEPALVSKWQRTKMALQGGADLVIELPYVYSTQKAEQFASGAVSILGALGTDAICFGSESGDIRQFHQLVSFMDEHKQSYEYYVQYYIKEGNSYPKAAALAFQAITQSDELLDLSQPNNILGYHYIKAIRDQRLSIKAHTIARHTAGYHDKEVTDEKIASATSIRNQLHDQGKIATIEGVIPPFTKEHLVDYKNTYGNFHAWEDYFQFLKYRLLTMTSQQIHLIYEAEEGLENRVKQMISTSDSFSSFMKAIKTKRYTWNRLQRLCLHILTNTTKEDMQQAVSFPQAPYLRLLGMSDVGQTYLRSIKKQLDTPIVSTVSQHHHPMLTIDQKAASIYSLALSQKQQQYLHKQEYATPPIRYNKNTGAFK, encoded by the coding sequence ATGAAATCGGCTGGCGTAATCGTCGAATACAATCCATTTCACAATGGACATTATTATCATCTACAACAAACGAAAAAAGTTACAGGTGCGGATATTATTATTGCAGTGATGAGTGGATATTTTTTACAACGGGGTGAACCGGCGCTAGTCTCAAAATGGCAGCGAACGAAAATGGCGCTTCAAGGAGGGGCAGATCTCGTCATTGAATTGCCTTATGTATACTCGACTCAAAAAGCAGAACAGTTCGCAAGCGGAGCGGTTTCTATCTTAGGAGCACTTGGTACAGACGCGATCTGCTTCGGGAGCGAATCCGGTGATATTCGTCAATTTCATCAACTTGTCTCGTTTATGGACGAACATAAACAATCGTACGAGTATTATGTACAGTATTATATAAAAGAAGGAAATAGCTATCCTAAGGCAGCAGCTCTGGCGTTTCAAGCCATCACTCAAAGTGATGAGCTCCTTGATTTGTCGCAACCAAACAACATCTTGGGCTATCATTATATAAAAGCCATTCGGGATCAAAGGCTTTCGATCAAAGCGCATACGATCGCTCGACACACCGCAGGTTATCACGACAAAGAAGTGACAGACGAAAAAATCGCAAGTGCCACAAGCATACGGAATCAATTGCACGATCAAGGGAAAATTGCAACCATCGAAGGGGTGATCCCTCCATTTACTAAGGAGCACCTTGTCGATTACAAGAACACGTACGGAAACTTTCACGCTTGGGAAGATTATTTTCAGTTTTTAAAGTATCGCTTACTAACGATGACGAGCCAACAAATTCACTTGATCTATGAAGCCGAAGAAGGATTGGAAAATCGTGTAAAACAAATGATCTCAACATCTGACTCGTTTTCATCGTTTATGAAAGCGATCAAAACGAAACGCTACACTTGGAACAGGTTACAACGACTCTGTTTGCATATCCTGACGAACACAACAAAAGAAGACATGCAACAGGCCGTTTCGTTTCCACAAGCTCCCTACCTTCGATTGTTAGGAATGAGTGATGTCGGCCAAACCTATTTACGATCGATCAAAAAACAGCTCGACACACCCATCGTGTCGACTGTTTCGCAACATCATCACCCAATGCTTACGATCGATCAAAAGGCAGCATCGATTTATTCCCTTGCTCTCTCACAGAAGCAACAACAATACTTACACAAACAAGAATACGCTACACCACCCATCCGTTATAATAAAAACACAGGTGCTTTTAAATAA
- a CDS encoding SepM family pheromone-processing serine protease produces MVTKKSPKTNNKKWVILIVILLAIHFYQLPYYYTQPGDAKVLASIINIEDGYEEDGSFMLTTVQMGKANLLFYTWAQFSDYRELFKEEEIRRPDESDAEYHHRQLMMMTSSQEAAKIVAYTHAGKQIDYDYRGVLVTSTIEGMPAEEHLQLEDRIIAVDGEHIQTTDELLALLGDKAIGDNVHLTVNRNEEEFDVTLSVAPFPKEYGAEEGAGGIGIAYPVTDRSLLLDPDVSIDTDQIGGPSAGLMFSLQIYNKLIEEDITKGYPIAGTGTINEEGVVGSIGGVKQKVVAADRAGAHVFFAPNEGGRVGSNYEQAVEAADDIGTHMKIVPVDTFEDALSYLQQLELD; encoded by the coding sequence ATGGTCACGAAGAAGAGCCCGAAGACAAACAATAAAAAGTGGGTAATATTGATTGTTATCTTGTTAGCAATCCACTTTTATCAACTTCCTTACTACTATACCCAACCAGGAGATGCGAAAGTATTAGCTTCAATTATTAATATCGAGGATGGCTATGAAGAAGATGGTTCCTTTATGTTAACAACCGTACAAATGGGGAAGGCTAATTTATTATTTTACACATGGGCCCAATTTAGTGATTACCGGGAGTTGTTTAAGGAAGAAGAAATTCGGCGCCCTGATGAATCAGATGCTGAATACCACCATCGTCAATTGATGATGATGACTAGCTCACAGGAAGCAGCGAAAATTGTTGCTTATACACATGCAGGTAAGCAAATTGATTATGATTATCGTGGTGTGCTAGTGACAAGTACGATTGAGGGGATGCCTGCAGAAGAGCATCTACAACTAGAGGATCGGATCATTGCAGTAGATGGTGAACATATTCAAACGACCGATGAATTGCTAGCGTTACTTGGTGATAAGGCGATCGGTGATAACGTACATTTAACCGTGAACCGGAATGAAGAAGAGTTTGATGTTACGTTGTCAGTGGCTCCATTTCCTAAAGAATATGGAGCTGAGGAAGGTGCAGGTGGTATTGGGATTGCTTACCCAGTAACTGATCGGTCTCTTCTTCTAGATCCAGATGTATCAATCGATACGGATCAAATTGGTGGGCCATCGGCTGGTTTGATGTTCTCCTTACAAATTTATAACAAATTAATTGAAGAGGACATTACAAAAGGGTATCCAATCGCTGGTACAGGCACGATCAATGAAGAAGGTGTTGTTGGCAGTATTGGTGGGGTTAAGCAAAAAGTAGTTGCAGCCGATCGAGCAGGAGCGCATGTGTTTTTTGCCCCAAATGAGGGTGGTAGAGTAGGTTCCAATTACGAACAAGCAGTCGAAGCTGCAGATGATATCGGTACACATATGAAGATTGTTCCTGTTGATACGTTTGAGGATGCGTTGTCGTATTTACAACAGTTAGAACTGGATTAA
- a CDS encoding patatin-like phospholipase family protein, with protein sequence MCRPKIGLALGSGGVRGFAHIGVIKALADAKIPIDYIAGSSMGALIGSLYGVGHTPEDLRKFATLFRRKYYVDFTVPKMGFVSGKKVKELIHLLSKGKQLQDLSPPVAVVATDLMKGERVVFNEGNLAVATRASISIPGIFVPEKVDGRLLVDGGVIDRVPVTVVKEMGADVTIAVDVSFFNVEPEITSIYDVILQSMDIMEREMVRHREIDSDVMIRPIGYQQSSINFTNVETFIDLGEEETKKKIKDIENIIKAWKENGNGHEEEPEDKQ encoded by the coding sequence TTGTGTAGACCAAAAATTGGCCTAGCTTTAGGTTCAGGAGGAGTCAGAGGGTTTGCACATATTGGTGTGATAAAAGCACTGGCAGATGCAAAGATCCCTATAGATTATATAGCTGGGAGTAGTATGGGGGCATTGATCGGTAGCTTATATGGTGTTGGACATACACCTGAAGATTTACGTAAGTTTGCAACACTCTTTCGACGAAAATATTATGTTGATTTCACCGTCCCAAAGATGGGTTTTGTTTCGGGTAAAAAAGTAAAAGAACTGATTCATCTCCTTTCAAAAGGCAAACAGCTCCAAGATTTATCACCACCAGTCGCTGTTGTTGCTACAGATCTAATGAAAGGTGAACGTGTCGTCTTTAATGAGGGGAACCTCGCCGTGGCGACAAGAGCAAGCATATCGATACCAGGAATTTTTGTTCCAGAAAAAGTTGATGGCCGTTTGCTCGTTGATGGTGGCGTTATTGACCGAGTTCCGGTTACGGTGGTTAAGGAAATGGGAGCAGACGTAACGATTGCGGTTGATGTGTCTTTCTTTAATGTTGAGCCTGAAATTACTTCCATCTATGATGTGATTTTACAAAGTATGGATATTATGGAGCGTGAGATGGTTCGGCACCGTGAAATTGATTCGGATGTGATGATTCGCCCGATTGGGTACCAGCAAAGCTCGATCAACTTCACAAATGTTGAGACATTTATTGATCTTGGAGAAGAGGAAACAAAAAAGAAAATAAAAGATATTGAAAACATCATCAAAGCGTGGAAGGAGAACGGCAATGGTCACGAAGAAGAGCCCGAAGACAAACAATAA
- the ylbJ gene encoding sporulation integral membrane protein YlbJ: MKPSFIKTIFLALLAISLAASLMIYPNEAFDASLRGLEMWWEVVFPSLLPFFIVSELLIGFGVVTFIGALLEPLMRPFFRVPGVGGFVWAMGLASGYPAGAKLTARLRQEKKLTAIEAERLVSFTNSSNPLFIFGAIAVGFFHNAALGIVLALAHYFGNICVGLLMRFHRVDEEQPQKDSKKPKLSLKNALELLHQERVKDGRPIGQLLGDAVQSSVQTLLMIGGFVILFSVFNRLLSLLEITTIISYFFTIILTFFQLPKELSLPLISGMFEITLGGQMASQTDTATLFEQIVVTSFILAFSGFSVQAQVASILAETDIRFKPFFFARIFHGFFAAGFAMLLWKPLYLNRQGDDLHNQAVPALAGEASLSWISTWWDTLVQYGPAFTLLFLCTYILIRAKRALQPTKKTIHF; encoded by the coding sequence TTGAAACCCTCATTCATCAAAACTATCTTCCTTGCACTACTAGCGATAAGCTTGGCAGCCTCGTTAATGATCTATCCGAATGAAGCGTTTGATGCATCATTACGTGGGTTAGAAATGTGGTGGGAAGTCGTATTCCCTTCCCTGCTTCCGTTTTTTATTGTATCTGAATTGCTGATTGGTTTTGGTGTTGTTACTTTTATCGGTGCATTGCTAGAACCTTTAATGCGCCCATTTTTCCGCGTTCCTGGCGTTGGTGGGTTTGTTTGGGCGATGGGGCTGGCTTCTGGATATCCAGCAGGAGCAAAATTAACAGCTCGATTACGTCAAGAAAAGAAGCTTACTGCCATCGAAGCAGAGCGACTCGTGTCCTTTACGAACTCATCGAATCCACTGTTTATTTTTGGAGCTATCGCAGTTGGCTTTTTTCACAATGCCGCACTTGGCATCGTTCTTGCCCTGGCCCATTATTTTGGCAACATCTGTGTTGGGCTACTAATGCGTTTTCACCGCGTTGACGAAGAACAACCACAAAAGGATAGCAAAAAGCCAAAGTTATCACTAAAGAATGCACTAGAACTACTTCATCAAGAACGAGTAAAAGACGGACGACCAATCGGACAACTTTTAGGTGATGCGGTTCAGTCATCCGTACAAACCTTATTGATGATTGGTGGCTTTGTCATTTTATTTTCTGTCTTTAATAGACTGTTGAGTCTGCTTGAGATCACCACCATTATCTCATATTTTTTCACTATTATACTAACATTCTTCCAACTACCAAAAGAATTAAGCTTACCACTCATTTCTGGTATGTTTGAAATTACTCTAGGTGGACAAATGGCTAGTCAGACAGATACTGCAACATTATTCGAACAGATCGTAGTTACTAGCTTTATCCTTGCCTTTAGCGGTTTTTCTGTTCAAGCTCAAGTGGCGAGTATTTTAGCTGAAACAGATATCCGATTCAAACCGTTTTTTTTCGCACGAATCTTCCATGGGTTCTTCGCTGCTGGTTTTGCCATGCTTTTATGGAAGCCACTTTATCTTAACCGGCAGGGCGATGATCTTCACAACCAAGCAGTGCCAGCACTCGCAGGAGAAGCATCACTATCATGGATCAGCACATGGTGGGACACTCTTGTGCAATACGGACCAGCCTTTACCTTGCTTTTTTTATGTACGTATATCCTAATACGTGCTAAACGAGCCTTACAACCTACAAAAAAAACAATCCATTTCTAA
- the coaD gene encoding pantetheine-phosphate adenylyltransferase → MASIAVYPGSFDPVTHGHLDIISRGARVFDKVVVAVLHNRNKVPLFSVEERVQLLKEVTKDMDNVEIDHFNGLLVDYISEKKATTIIRGLRAVSDFEYEMQAASINRKLNPEIETFFMMTNNQYSYLSSSIVKEVAKYQATVTDLVPEVVESALQEKYK, encoded by the coding sequence ATGGCAAGTATAGCAGTATACCCGGGAAGCTTTGATCCTGTGACCCATGGGCATTTAGATATCATTTCACGAGGAGCGAGGGTCTTTGATAAAGTCGTTGTAGCAGTACTACATAATCGTAATAAAGTGCCATTATTTTCAGTGGAAGAGCGTGTTCAGTTGTTAAAAGAAGTGACAAAGGACATGGACAATGTCGAAATCGACCATTTTAATGGTTTGTTGGTTGATTATATTAGTGAAAAAAAGGCAACAACAATCATTCGTGGACTTCGTGCTGTCTCTGACTTTGAGTATGAAATGCAGGCAGCATCAATTAACCGTAAATTGAACCCAGAGATTGAAACGTTCTTTATGATGACGAATAATCAATACTCTTATTTAAGCTCTAGTATTGTAAAGGAAGTAGCCAAGTACCAAGCAACGGTGACCGACTTAGTGCCAGAGGTTGTTGAGAGTGCGTTACAAGAAAAGTATAAATAA
- the rsmD gene encoding 16S rRNA (guanine(966)-N(2))-methyltransferase RsmD, which yields MRVISGERRGQPLRAVSGSTTRPTTDKVKESIFNMIGPYFDGGIGLDLYGGSGGLGIEALSRGLDQMIFVDTNRKAIETINFNVKQCRYTDRTEIYRNDAMRALKALIKREVAFTYIFLDPPYAKQNIAKEIELIDDHQLLNESGVIVCEHDVEVDLPMQIGRLTSVRSEVYGDTQISIYQYARVNTDT from the coding sequence GTGAGAGTCATTTCAGGTGAGCGACGAGGACAGCCTTTGCGAGCGGTTTCTGGCTCAACGACGAGGCCTACGACGGATAAAGTAAAGGAATCAATTTTTAATATGATTGGTCCTTACTTCGATGGAGGTATTGGCCTTGATTTATATGGTGGTAGTGGAGGGCTTGGCATTGAAGCGCTGAGCCGAGGGTTAGATCAGATGATCTTTGTTGATACGAACCGTAAAGCGATTGAGACGATTAACTTTAATGTAAAGCAATGCAGATATACTGACCGTACAGAAATTTACCGTAATGATGCTATGCGAGCATTAAAGGCGTTAATTAAGCGAGAGGTTGCTTTTACGTATATTTTTCTTGATCCTCCATATGCGAAACAGAATATCGCCAAAGAAATAGAATTGATTGATGATCATCAACTATTAAATGAAAGCGGTGTTATTGTGTGCGAACACGATGTAGAGGTTGACTTGCCGATGCAAATAGGTCGGTTAACGAGCGTGAGGTCTGAGGTGTATGGTGATACGCAAATATCAATTTATCAATATGCACGTGTAAACACCGATACATAA
- a CDS encoding DUF7147 family protein: MIQRFIELGEGLSDLYELIELARTNSNRIHRFIRLNTTINERPVTSLVVVLQPASPGKLQPLYICREGVPQPEWKENKRYNLFAEAASELKQEIVTIDVKPSSVFNERELYYQYLTGILRMNNYIPALS, encoded by the coding sequence ATGATCCAACGTTTTATTGAACTCGGTGAAGGCTTATCAGATTTATATGAATTAATCGAACTCGCTCGTACAAATAGCAACCGTATCCACCGTTTCATTCGCCTCAATACAACGATTAACGAGCGACCAGTTACATCACTCGTTGTCGTTTTACAACCAGCAAGCCCAGGTAAACTGCAGCCACTCTACATCTGTCGTGAAGGAGTACCACAGCCTGAATGGAAAGAAAATAAACGATACAACCTATTTGCCGAGGCTGCCAGCGAATTAAAGCAAGAAATCGTAACGATTGATGTTAAACCCTCATCTGTTTTTAACGAACGAGAGCTTTATTATCAATACTTAACCGGAATTCTACGAATGAATAACTACATTCCAGCACTCTCTTAG
- a CDS encoding MFS transporter, which produces MELWKRNLWILMACQFFVMGSMSMIIPFLPLYLQELGVSDPEKVSLWTGLIFGANFLTAFLFSPFWGRLADRYGRKSMVLRSGFGMAVVLTLTGFATGPLSLLGLRLLNGVISGFIPASIGLVATNTPKQKVGYALGMLQSGAVAGSICGPLLGGLMAEVMGYRMIFYVTGFFILIAAFVVLFFVKESFTPQKEQEKTNTIKDFKKATAYAPILSLYVVTFLIQFALIGVNPFISLYVQELSSYGNLALYAGLAVSVMGFANMLTSPILGKMSDKKGAERVLVFALIGVAVVSIPQAFVTSLWQLIILRFMVGLCLGGLLPAVNTLIRHHSPEGMEGRTYGFSNSALYLGNMLGPLVGGWTVSLVGLRGLFIVASVVLFTNVIIVKWKVLPAVEAKQYDTNKKVAAMK; this is translated from the coding sequence GTGGAATTATGGAAACGAAATTTATGGATTCTTATGGCTTGTCAGTTTTTTGTAATGGGATCAATGTCTATGATTATCCCATTTTTACCTTTATATTTACAGGAGCTTGGTGTAAGCGATCCTGAGAAAGTAAGTTTATGGACAGGGCTCATTTTTGGAGCAAACTTTTTAACAGCGTTTTTATTTTCCCCATTTTGGGGGAGACTCGCAGATCGTTATGGTCGAAAATCGATGGTTTTACGGTCTGGATTTGGGATGGCGGTTGTTTTAACGCTAACTGGTTTTGCGACAGGTCCGTTATCATTGCTTGGATTACGACTTTTAAATGGAGTGATTTCTGGGTTTATCCCTGCATCTATCGGTTTAGTAGCCACAAATACACCAAAGCAAAAAGTCGGGTATGCACTCGGAATGCTTCAATCAGGTGCCGTAGCTGGTTCGATTTGTGGACCATTATTAGGCGGACTGATGGCTGAAGTGATGGGATACCGGATGATCTTTTATGTCACGGGCTTTTTTATACTTATCGCTGCGTTTGTCGTGCTTTTTTTTGTTAAGGAATCCTTTACTCCGCAAAAGGAACAAGAGAAAACAAATACGATAAAGGACTTTAAGAAAGCTACAGCTTATGCCCCAATCTTGTCTTTATATGTTGTAACGTTCTTGATTCAATTTGCTCTGATCGGTGTTAACCCTTTTATTTCGTTATATGTGCAAGAATTAAGCTCGTACGGAAATCTCGCGTTATACGCCGGGCTGGCCGTATCGGTGATGGGGTTTGCGAATATGTTAACCTCCCCGATATTAGGTAAAATGAGTGATAAAAAAGGTGCAGAACGTGTGTTGGTGTTTGCGTTAATTGGTGTCGCGGTCGTTTCGATCCCACAGGCATTTGTTACGAGTTTGTGGCAATTGATCATCTTGCGTTTTATGGTCGGTCTTTGTTTAGGTGGGTTGCTTCCCGCAGTGAATACGCTCATACGTCATCATTCACCAGAAGGGATGGAAGGACGCACCTATGGTTTTTCTAATAGTGCGCTTTATTTAGGAAATATGTTGGGTCCTCTCGTAGGTGGGTGGACAGTATCGCTCGTTGGGCTACGTGGGTTATTTATTGTTGCCAGTGTTGTCTTATTTACAAATGTTATCATTGTGAAATGGAAAGTGTTACCGGCGGTAGAAGCGAAACAATATGATACTAACAAAAAAGTTGCAGCAATGAAATAA
- a CDS encoding YlbG family protein, with product MIGGNRQGLAVWLHSLKYARQLRRYGNVHYVSKKMKYVILYCNAETIDDTVERLESNHYVKSVKKSMRPFIKTEYQNSQPDKAKEYDYRMGL from the coding sequence ATGATTGGTGGAAATCGACAAGGACTTGCCGTTTGGTTACATTCATTAAAGTATGCCCGTCAGTTAAGACGCTATGGTAATGTCCATTATGTCTCAAAAAAAATGAAATATGTGATTTTGTATTGTAATGCGGAAACGATTGATGATACGGTTGAACGCCTTGAGTCAAATCATTATGTGAAGTCAGTGAAAAAGTCAATGCGTCCGTTTATTAAAACAGAATATCAAAATTCTCAGCCGGATAAGGCTAAAGAATATGATTATCGAATGGGTCTTTAA
- a CDS encoding YlbF family regulator, which translates to MLTAVTSMEVLEEADELARMILSSDLFQAYKESKHKLQTDEHAQQLVARFIKMKESYEEVQRFGKYHPDYDRVSKEIRVLKRELDMHDSVAEYKRLEKELETLLNEVSAHVARAVSESIKVPTGNPFFDNLSCSGGCGSGAGCSCG; encoded by the coding sequence ATGCTTACAGCAGTTACAAGTATGGAAGTCCTCGAAGAAGCTGATGAATTAGCGCGCATGATTCTTTCTTCGGATCTTTTTCAAGCATATAAGGAAAGTAAACATAAATTACAAACTGACGAGCATGCACAGCAGTTAGTTGCTCGATTTATAAAGATGAAAGAAAGTTATGAAGAGGTGCAACGGTTTGGTAAATATCACCCAGATTATGATCGGGTCTCAAAGGAGATTCGGGTGCTAAAAAGAGAACTTGATATGCATGATTCTGTAGCCGAATATAAACGGCTAGAAAAGGAGCTAGAAACGCTTCTAAATGAAGTGAGTGCACATGTCGCAAGGGCAGTTTCGGAATCAATTAAAGTACCAACGGGGAATCCATTTTTTGATAACCTCTCTTGTAGTGGAGGGTGTGGTTCTGGTGCTGGTTGTAGTTGTGGATAA
- the uvsE gene encoding UV DNA damage repair endonuclease UvsE produces the protein MYVRFGYVAMSELLQNASPSQTMTATQFEKIVDREARLRRLERISNANLDNCLRLVKHNAAHDISFFRLSSRLIPLVNHPLTEGWKYEKAIFPNLKQLGEYIRSKQMRVDFHPDHFVVLNNPDEEVFNRSLQTLLYHYKLLKGLGVDPTHRCVLHIGGKKHGKVSGLETFIDNFENIPSQLQKMIMIENDDTVYHTEDALYLGEKLGIPVVFDLHHHDVNHPETPLSELWPRVVATWSNSPLPVKMHISSPIDGELDKRHHDYIDKDRLLHFLETINGTCEELDIMIEAKKKDVALFTLMEQLSAEPSCELTSEASIHYMP, from the coding sequence GTGTATGTACGGTTTGGGTATGTTGCGATGAGTGAACTGTTGCAAAATGCTTCACCCTCTCAGACAATGACGGCTACACAGTTTGAAAAAATCGTGGATCGAGAGGCTAGGCTGCGGCGGTTAGAAAGAATTTCAAATGCTAACTTGGACAATTGCTTGCGCCTTGTTAAGCATAATGCCGCACATGACATTTCATTCTTTAGACTGTCTTCTAGACTTATTCCGCTTGTAAATCACCCACTAACGGAAGGGTGGAAATATGAAAAAGCGATCTTTCCGAATTTGAAGCAATTAGGTGAGTATATCCGATCAAAACAAATGCGCGTTGATTTTCACCCAGATCATTTTGTCGTCCTAAATAATCCGGATGAAGAAGTTTTCAATCGATCGTTACAAACACTGTTGTATCACTATAAGTTACTAAAAGGTCTGGGCGTTGATCCAACGCATCGTTGTGTCCTACATATCGGAGGGAAAAAGCATGGGAAAGTAAGTGGGCTTGAGACGTTTATTGATAACTTTGAAAATATTCCAAGCCAACTTCAGAAAATGATTATGATTGAAAATGATGATACAGTATACCATACAGAGGACGCTCTTTATCTTGGGGAAAAACTTGGAATCCCTGTGGTTTTTGATCTCCATCATCATGACGTAAATCATCCGGAAACACCTCTTTCAGAGCTTTGGCCACGAGTTGTCGCTACTTGGTCAAATAGTCCATTACCAGTAAAAATGCATATATCAAGTCCTATCGATGGGGAGCTAGATAAGCGTCACCATGATTATATTGATAAAGATCGTCTGTTGCATTTTCTAGAGACGATTAACGGGACGTGTGAAGAGCTTGATATCATGATTGAAGCGAAGAAAAAAGATGTTGCCTTATTCACATTAATGGAGCAGTTGTCAGCTGAACCCTCTTGCGAGTTGACAAGTGAGGCAAGCATTCACTATATGCCATAA